One Sulfuricurvum sp. DNA window includes the following coding sequences:
- a CDS encoding proton-conducting transporter membrane subunit, translating to MEMVLTLIGLPILASLLLLLFPEKRVQYTIAVITLFILSVVSLSLFNRVEVLSFHLSHTINGAIVAADVVLLLFFFYQGKLFHHSKVMALAAVQLVLYGYIESIAPEAGSAEIVVNNLSAFMFLIINGVGGIIVLYSVKYMEDEPTSPLKKRLFVGGMLVFLSVMNLIVIANSILLFFFLFEMTTLASYLLIAFRNDEVSRANALKALWMNQIGGVVILLGALVAIIGFKTVMFDTLLQSSGGMVLFSIALLSMAALVKGASIPFEGWLLGAMVAPTPVSAMLHSAAMVKIAPYLILKLAPALAVSMVGGIISIIGALVFVSASYLALSRSVLKEILGYSTVALLGLMMSLAAIGSEESMNLAMALMLFHALSKALLFLSAGVLERLHHAKDIEDMKGMVTRSPKTVGFILFGFVSLTLPPFGLFMGKLFAISSIASLLKEHPSNLIILLSLIVGSALMVLLYFKVASALLSAPCDVEASEAIAIPSGFNVPLVLLSIFIVIGALGYIMMQHNIFVVLLALPMLFVFALPSLIRRMDRYDRSQPYHCGEKEPFDAALVYYEPSNKVQLLLYWGFGILFVAVAMVGALS from the coding sequence ATGGAGATGGTATTAACACTTATTGGATTGCCGATTTTGGCATCATTGCTTTTACTCTTATTCCCTGAAAAAAGGGTTCAATATACTATTGCCGTGATAACTTTGTTTATTCTCAGTGTGGTCTCTTTATCCCTATTTAATCGTGTTGAGGTATTATCGTTTCACCTTTCTCATACGATAAATGGTGCGATTGTTGCTGCTGATGTCGTACTGCTTCTTTTCTTCTTTTATCAAGGTAAACTCTTTCATCATTCAAAAGTGATGGCGCTTGCAGCGGTACAGTTGGTATTGTATGGATATATCGAGTCTATTGCTCCAGAGGCGGGATCGGCAGAGATTGTCGTCAATAATCTATCTGCATTTATGTTTTTGATTATCAATGGAGTGGGGGGGATTATCGTCCTCTATTCGGTCAAATATATGGAGGATGAACCGACGTCTCCTCTCAAAAAGCGTCTTTTTGTCGGGGGGATGCTGGTGTTTCTCTCGGTGATGAATCTCATCGTCATCGCTAACTCTATCCTCCTCTTCTTTTTCTTGTTCGAGATGACGACACTCGCATCGTATCTGTTGATAGCCTTTAGAAATGATGAAGTGAGTCGTGCCAATGCCCTCAAAGCCCTCTGGATGAATCAGATCGGCGGAGTGGTGATTTTACTGGGAGCTTTGGTGGCTATCATCGGGTTTAAGACAGTCATGTTCGATACATTATTACAAAGTTCAGGGGGGATGGTGTTGTTTTCTATCGCACTTCTCTCGATGGCGGCTTTGGTGAAGGGGGCTTCGATTCCGTTCGAGGGGTGGTTGCTTGGGGCGATGGTGGCACCCACACCCGTGAGCGCAATGCTCCATTCGGCGGCAATGGTTAAAATCGCCCCCTATCTGATCCTCAAGCTTGCCCCTGCGTTGGCGGTGAGTATGGTCGGAGGGATTATCTCGATTATCGGGGCGTTGGTGTTCGTGAGCGCTTCGTATTTGGCACTCTCACGCTCGGTGCTCAAAGAGATTTTGGGATATTCCACCGTGGCGTTGTTGGGATTGATGATGTCATTGGCGGCTATCGGGAGTGAGGAGAGTATGAACCTCGCGATGGCGTTGATGCTTTTTCATGCCCTCTCTAAAGCGTTGCTGTTTCTCTCTGCAGGGGTGTTGGAGCGTCTTCATCACGCCAAAGATATTGAGGATATGAAAGGGATGGTGACCCGTTCGCCCAAAACCGTCGGATTTATCCTCTTTGGATTTGTCTCGTTGACCCTCCCGCCGTTCGGTCTGTTTATGGGGAAACTCTTTGCGATCAGCTCTATCGCCTCACTGCTCAAAGAACACCCCTCCAATCTGATCATCCTCCTCTCACTGATCGTCGGAAGCGCTTTGATGGTACTTCTCTATTTTAAAGTGGCGTCGGCACTTCTCTCTGCCCCTTGCGATGTTGAAGCCTCCGAAGCGATTGCGATCCCGAGTGGTTTTAATGTGCCGTTGGTGTTGTTGAGTATTTTCATTGTGATCGGGGCGCTCGGCTACATTATGATGCAACACAATATTTTTGTCGTACTGTTGGCGTTGCCGATGCTCTTTGTTTTTGCTCTCCCCTCCTTGATTCGTCGGATGGATCGGTATGACCGTTCACAGCCGTATCATTGCGGTGAAAAAGAGCCGTTTGATGCGGCGTTAGTTTATTATGAACCCTCTAACAAAGTTCAGTTGCTTCTTTATTGGGGTTTCGGAATTCTCTTTGTCGCCGTAGCGATGGTAGGAGCGTTGTCATGA
- a CDS encoding complex I subunit 1 family protein, protein MIWVWIALAPILGGLVYGGERVLRARMQRRQGPPFLQPFYDMFKLLDKRTLIVHAPHALLALAHFFVLWFSVAAIFLGWNLLYIIFLHLFAQLLLILAGYSVRSAYSHVGANRELLMVVAYEPILILVAVGLYLVSGSFEVSQILKSGGYLSQLPLLFAALLMIIPIKVKKSPFDVGEAHQEIVGGVEIEYSGVFYEFLYMSRFLEYIFIYSFVYLFGGESHWLGAVLVAGVFLLVNLVDNATVRVRPAQMVKIIYTVAMGLAILNLTGVLL, encoded by the coding sequence ATGATTTGGGTATGGATAGCTTTGGCTCCGATTTTAGGAGGATTGGTCTATGGGGGAGAGAGGGTATTACGGGCTCGGATGCAGCGACGGCAGGGCCCTCCGTTCTTGCAACCGTTTTACGATATGTTCAAACTTCTCGATAAACGGACATTGATCGTCCACGCTCCTCATGCTCTCCTCGCACTCGCCCATTTTTTCGTCTTGTGGTTCAGTGTCGCGGCGATCTTTTTGGGATGGAATCTCCTCTATATCATTTTTCTCCACCTTTTCGCCCAACTTCTCCTCATTTTAGCGGGATACAGCGTACGCTCCGCCTATTCGCATGTAGGAGCGAACCGAGAATTGCTGATGGTGGTGGCGTATGAGCCGATACTGATTTTGGTGGCGGTGGGGCTGTATCTGGTGAGCGGAAGTTTCGAGGTTTCACAGATCCTCAAATCTGGCGGTTACCTGAGCCAGTTGCCGCTGTTGTTTGCCGCATTGTTGATGATTATCCCGATCAAAGTGAAAAAATCGCCGTTCGATGTCGGTGAAGCGCATCAGGAGATTGTCGGTGGGGTCGAGATCGAGTACAGCGGGGTATTTTACGAGTTTTTGTATATGTCGCGGTTTCTCGAATATATCTTTATCTACAGTTTTGTTTACCTTTTCGGCGGCGAGTCGCATTGGCTAGGTGCAGTATTGGTCGCGGGGGTCTTTTTGCTCGTCAATCTCGTCGATAATGCGACCGTCCGTGTGAGACCTGCGCAGATGGTAAAAATCATCTATACGGTTGCAATGGGCTTGGCAATACTCAATCTCACGGGGGTGCTCCTATGA
- the nuoB gene encoding NADH-quinone oxidoreductase subunit NuoB — protein MKFFTPFRKKSPWVLHYNAGSCNGCDIEILASLAPKYDLERFGVINTGNPKQSDIFLVTGPVTYRSRERLVELYSQIPEPKVVVAVGSCTATGGVFRGMYNVEDGIDRYIPVDVYVPGCAASPQLIIDAIVKALEVLEAKSKEIEKPFKLFGAIETIHNKLSRLNMATKVEPHAKD, from the coding sequence ATGAAATTCTTTACCCCTTTTCGGAAAAAATCACCGTGGGTATTGCACTACAATGCGGGGAGTTGCAACGGCTGTGACATCGAAATCCTCGCCTCCCTCGCCCCCAAATACGATCTGGAACGTTTCGGGGTGATTAACACGGGAAATCCGAAACAGTCCGATATTTTCCTCGTGACGGGTCCGGTGACCTACCGTTCCCGCGAGCGTCTCGTCGAGCTCTACTCCCAAATCCCTGAACCAAAAGTGGTCGTGGCGGTGGGATCGTGTACGGCGACGGGGGGTGTGTTTCGGGGGATGTACAACGTCGAAGACGGGATCGATCGTTATATCCCCGTCGATGTCTATGTCCCCGGATGTGCCGCATCGCCGCAACTCATTATCGATGCGATAGTTAAAGCTCTGGAAGTGCTCGAAGCGAAAAGTAAAGAGATCGAAAAGCCGTTCAAACTCTTCGGTGCAATAGAGACGATACATAATAAACTCAGCCGCCTCAACATGGCAACAAAGGTGGAACCTCATGCGAAAGATTGA
- a CDS encoding NADH-quinone oxidoreductase subunit C yields MRKIETTLTTLLSDIGAFYEAKKWHFLSVNGIDLGEGKIELQWIFSQYGVKDEVVIYYALSDYETPVPSIVTLIPSAFMGEREIVDMFGLKVEGAVSGLYLDEDSLPHPLRGES; encoded by the coding sequence ATGCGAAAGATTGAAACGACACTCACGACGCTGTTGAGCGACATCGGAGCGTTTTACGAAGCGAAAAAATGGCATTTTCTAAGTGTTAACGGGATCGATTTGGGGGAAGGGAAGATCGAGCTCCAATGGATTTTCTCACAATATGGGGTTAAAGATGAAGTGGTGATTTATTATGCCCTGAGCGATTATGAAACCCCTGTCCCCTCGATTGTCACTCTGATCCCCTCCGCATTTATGGGAGAGAGGGAAATTGTTGATATGTTCGGGCTGAAAGTGGAAGGTGCGGTGAGTGGACTTTATCTCGATGAGGATTCATTGCCGCATCCGCTTAGGGGGGAATCATGA
- a CDS encoding nickel-dependent hydrogenase large subunit — protein sequence MKKTIQIPLGSQHISLLEPIRFKFECENEKIIGVDADVGFVHRGVELACTRSFEFKQVGYVVARVCGLCAITHSLSYTLAVEKLLGYVANDRIKYLRMLMVELDRIHSHMLCLAHTAENAGFEALFMQIMGDRELIMDVQEAISGNRVQFDYISIGGVNRDLTPELVALIHKNLGLLSNKIDTLIGMFDNNWSLSLKYKGVGVLSLEDAYIYNALGPLARAAGLATDVRAETSDFPYEDIGYKMILESSGDIHARNFIRLREIVNSIEMCQNIVNNLPVGEIQEKAKGKPSGEAVVRVEAPRGELFYLVRGSGQNMLDRVRIKTPTFSAIPAMMEVFKGAEYADAPAILASFDPCMSCTAK from the coding sequence ATGAAAAAAACGATCCAAATCCCTCTGGGGTCACAGCATATTTCTCTATTGGAGCCGATACGGTTTAAGTTTGAGTGCGAGAACGAAAAAATCATCGGGGTAGATGCCGATGTTGGGTTTGTCCATCGCGGGGTGGAGCTGGCATGTACTCGTAGTTTTGAGTTTAAACAGGTGGGGTATGTTGTCGCCCGTGTTTGTGGTCTTTGCGCTATTACCCATTCGCTCTCGTATACGTTAGCCGTCGAAAAACTATTGGGCTATGTTGCAAATGATCGGATTAAATATCTGCGGATGTTGATGGTGGAGCTGGATCGTATCCACTCCCACATGCTCTGTCTCGCCCATACGGCGGAGAATGCAGGATTTGAAGCCCTCTTTATGCAGATTATGGGGGATCGGGAACTGATTATGGACGTTCAAGAGGCGATTAGCGGGAATCGTGTCCAGTTTGATTATATCTCCATCGGCGGAGTGAACCGTGATTTGACTCCCGAATTGGTGGCACTGATCCATAAAAACCTCGGATTACTATCAAATAAAATTGATACGCTGATCGGAATGTTTGACAATAACTGGTCGCTCTCGCTCAAATACAAAGGGGTAGGGGTGCTGAGTCTGGAAGATGCGTACATCTACAATGCTCTGGGACCGTTGGCTCGTGCGGCGGGATTGGCAACCGATGTCCGCGCTGAGACGAGTGATTTTCCTTATGAAGATATCGGGTATAAAATGATTCTTGAATCTAGCGGAGACATCCATGCCCGTAACTTCATCCGCCTTCGAGAGATCGTTAATTCGATAGAAATGTGCCAAAATATTGTGAATAACCTCCCAGTAGGAGAGATCCAAGAGAAGGCAAAAGGGAAACCCAGCGGCGAAGCGGTGGTTCGCGTCGAAGCGCCGCGCGGTGAGCTCTTTTATCTGGTGCGGGGGAGCGGTCAAAATATGCTGGATCGTGTTCGGATCAAAACTCCGACCTTTTCGGCGATTCCGGCGATGATGGAGGTCTTTAAAGGCGCTGAGTATGCCGATGCTCCCGCTATCCTCGCCTCGTTCGATCCGTGTATGTCGTGTACGGCGAAGTAG
- a CDS encoding 4Fe-4S dicluster domain-containing protein: MFKSMLEAFLNLFRPIRTHQYPAEEIVLPSGYRGLIEYGIDACIFCDKCEKVCPPGAILFFQNEDGTKMYRYNPWLCIYCGECVRACPKPQEALWQSETKQQSALKEDGANDGWFVWEASCKESREAYAAAKKSAKIQNKSEE, translated from the coding sequence ATGTTTAAATCAATGTTAGAAGCATTTTTGAATCTCTTTCGACCGATCCGAACCCACCAATACCCTGCCGAAGAGATAGTTTTGCCGAGCGGGTATCGGGGACTGATCGAATACGGGATAGATGCGTGTATTTTCTGTGATAAATGCGAAAAAGTGTGTCCTCCTGGGGCGATCCTCTTTTTTCAGAATGAAGATGGGACGAAAATGTATCGCTATAACCCGTGGCTCTGTATCTACTGTGGCGAATGTGTTCGCGCCTGCCCGAAACCGCAGGAGGCATTGTGGCAAAGTGAAACGAAACAGCAATCTGCCCTAAAAGAAGATGGGGCAAACGATGGGTGGTTCGTGTGGGAAGCATCGTGCAAGGAGAGTCGCGAAGCATACGCGGCTGCTAAAAAATCGGCTAAAATTCAAAACAAGAGTGAGGAGTAG
- a CDS encoding hydrogenase small subunit — translation MRIVIVGGGIAAVYIANSLMEKAPKSEVVIVSDEKHPPYDRIHLCKLVEDCNCVDSIELELHPKVKLELDQKIISIDPAQKRVFSEHAAFHYDKLILATGSVPKSLFDISHIENAATFRSQKDCEQIAQGMIGRNVVIVGAGPIALELLDTLMRSDAPQSITLLVRKNYLYSEVISREGLALIQGIFEADSRVSIRFGDQIVDKEVEGNVITKVLTKQGEIDNPFIIFGVGIDPNIPYARDLLECDKGILVDERMRTSDENIYCVGEAAQLRDGGFIAGRVKECILQADVAVAHLLGDANSSFKEEVSIDGLKVGSFLFADVTATDFNPKDSENETILITHGDRIDQYIVNNDRLKRFIGINTNIDLLALKRLIETNSPIDAAYLYSNRLMSEYGKLVCSCEGVHELELVEIIKENAVTSFAELKEHSKAGRTCGRCKQDICAIISATPVDHEEAARLRAEKVAAAQAAELEKVRARIEKYNRLHPKNQLSAENFHEALESFEMSREFNRWISMITASMHLHPQFEGVVEEGVTQLNKIPIIWLELSDCTGNSEAFIKTSHPKVDDLILKYISLDYHELLMAASGDQSESALESILHNDSGKYVLIVEGAVPLGMDGKFLRIGPKGETGVDLLRRVAKNAAAVIAVGSCAYDGGVVAAAPNPTGAVGVAEALGRTDIINLPGCPTNPINIVGTLLQYIMFDEFPKLDSNNRPEWAYGFRVHDNCERRGHYDADEFVREWGDEGAKKGWCLFEMGCKGPYADLNCSLVKFNEGTSWPVQAGHGCFACGQGKIAFDSYANNRKLPESENEH, via the coding sequence ATGCGCATTGTTATCGTAGGAGGCGGGATCGCCGCTGTCTATATCGCCAATTCTCTGATGGAGAAGGCTCCAAAATCCGAGGTGGTGATTGTTTCGGATGAGAAACACCCTCCGTATGATCGGATCCATTTGTGTAAGTTGGTAGAGGATTGTAACTGTGTTGACTCGATTGAGCTGGAACTGCACCCGAAAGTGAAGCTGGAACTAGATCAAAAAATCATCTCGATTGATCCCGCTCAAAAACGGGTTTTCAGTGAACATGCCGCATTTCATTACGATAAGCTGATACTTGCTACGGGATCGGTGCCCAAATCGTTGTTTGATATTTCACACATTGAGAATGCGGCAACTTTCCGTTCTCAAAAAGATTGTGAACAAATTGCGCAGGGGATGATAGGTCGCAATGTGGTGATCGTCGGAGCGGGACCGATCGCGCTCGAATTGCTCGATACTCTCATGCGCAGTGACGCTCCGCAGAGTATCACCTTGCTTGTGCGTAAAAACTATCTCTACTCCGAGGTAATTAGCCGTGAGGGATTGGCACTGATTCAGGGGATTTTCGAAGCGGACAGCCGTGTAAGTATCCGATTCGGCGATCAAATCGTGGATAAAGAGGTTGAGGGAAATGTTATAACCAAGGTGTTGACCAAGCAAGGGGAGATCGACAATCCGTTTATTATTTTCGGGGTCGGTATCGATCCCAATATCCCCTACGCGCGTGACCTCCTCGAATGTGACAAAGGTATTTTGGTCGATGAGAGGATGCGTACCTCGGATGAGAACATCTACTGCGTCGGCGAAGCGGCACAGCTACGTGATGGAGGATTTATCGCAGGACGGGTCAAAGAATGCATTCTCCAAGCAGATGTGGCTGTCGCACATCTGCTTGGAGATGCAAACTCATCATTTAAAGAAGAGGTCTCGATCGACGGACTCAAAGTGGGATCATTTTTGTTCGCCGATGTCACCGCGACCGATTTCAACCCCAAAGATAGTGAGAACGAAACGATTTTGATCACGCATGGGGATCGGATCGATCAGTATATCGTTAATAATGATCGTCTGAAACGGTTTATCGGGATCAACACCAACATCGATCTTCTGGCACTCAAACGGTTGATTGAAACTAATTCACCGATTGATGCGGCGTATCTCTACTCGAACCGTTTGATGTCCGAATACGGGAAACTCGTCTGTAGCTGTGAGGGGGTGCATGAACTGGAGTTGGTCGAGATTATCAAAGAGAATGCGGTGACGTCGTTCGCTGAGCTCAAAGAACACTCAAAAGCGGGACGAACGTGCGGACGTTGCAAGCAGGATATTTGCGCGATTATCAGCGCAACTCCCGTCGATCATGAGGAAGCGGCACGGTTACGTGCTGAAAAAGTAGCGGCAGCTCAGGCAGCAGAACTGGAAAAAGTGCGCGCTCGGATCGAAAAATACAACCGACTTCACCCAAAAAATCAGCTGAGTGCCGAGAACTTCCATGAGGCATTAGAATCGTTTGAAATGAGCCGTGAGTTTAACCGCTGGATTTCGATGATTACCGCATCGATGCATCTGCATCCGCAGTTTGAGGGGGTCGTGGAAGAGGGGGTGACACAACTCAACAAAATCCCGATCATCTGGCTCGAACTCTCAGACTGTACGGGTAATTCGGAGGCGTTTATTAAAACCTCACACCCAAAAGTGGACGATTTGATCCTCAAATATATCTCGCTCGATTATCATGAGCTATTGATGGCGGCTTCGGGGGATCAGTCGGAGTCTGCTCTGGAGAGCATACTCCATAATGATAGCGGCAAATATGTCTTGATCGTCGAGGGGGCAGTTCCGTTAGGGATGGATGGGAAGTTCTTGCGTATCGGTCCTAAGGGCGAGACGGGGGTCGATTTATTGCGTCGCGTCGCCAAAAATGCCGCAGCGGTGATCGCGGTGGGATCATGTGCCTATGATGGCGGTGTCGTTGCCGCCGCGCCTAATCCGACGGGTGCGGTCGGGGTTGCCGAAGCATTGGGAAGAACTGATATTATCAACCTCCCCGGTTGTCCGACCAACCCGATCAATATCGTCGGAACGCTGTTGCAGTACATCATGTTCGATGAGTTCCCGAAACTCGATTCCAATAACCGCCCTGAATGGGCGTACGGTTTCCGTGTTCATGATAACTGTGAACGCAGAGGGCATTACGATGCCGATGAATTTGTCCGTGAGTGGGGCGATGAGGGGGCGAAGAAAGGGTGGTGCCTTTTTGAAATGGGGTGCAAAGGGCCATACGCCGATCTCAACTGCTCCCTCGTGAAATTTAATGAGGGGACGAGTTGGCCGGTACAGGCGGGGCATGGATGTTTCGCCTGCGGTCAGGGGAAAATCGCATTTGATAGCTATGCTAATAATCGTAAACTACCGGAGAGTGAAAATGAGCACTAA
- a CDS encoding nickel-dependent hydrogenase large subunit, whose translation MSTKKIIIDPITRIEGHLRIEVEIDENNVVTEVWASGQLFRGIETILKGRDPRDSGLIAQRICGVCTNVHYRASISAVEAAYGIEIPHNAEIIRNLVTLSLFVQDHIVHYYHLHSLDFVDITGALSADCSKAAKDAEQWGEHPYRNSDGHLEAIKEKLEGFVKAGRLGLFANGYWGHTAYRFSPEENLIHMNHYLEALRIQRELSKAVAIFAGKTPHPQNLVVGGVTSVADMLNPQRLNDFLFIIKETRDFIERAYIPDMVMLVNAYRDSIKSGEGRASGNFMCCGGYRFGKDQQLFSSGVIKGHDFESVEPFDSSKITEEASRSWYENDAPLSPYEGESTPFYTDLNDDGSLKTEGKYTWVKAPRYDGEVMEVGPLARMIMGYVQNSPVVRPYMERFMKRSGMELIDFSTTIGRNAARAVEAQICCDYLFDTMSDLIENIKYYDETTWTKYVFEELPHEAKGAGIFEVPRGVLGHFVRIEEAKIANYQAVVPTTWNASPKGAKEGRGAYEESLIGIRLADPSAPLEVLRAVHSFDPCLACAVHVIDATGKELSHYKIMNSCSV comes from the coding sequence ATGAGCACTAAAAAAATTATTATTGACCCGATTACACGAATCGAGGGGCATTTACGGATCGAAGTGGAGATTGATGAGAATAATGTGGTTACCGAGGTATGGGCTTCAGGTCAGCTGTTTCGAGGGATCGAGACGATTTTAAAAGGGCGTGATCCGCGCGATTCGGGATTGATCGCTCAGCGCATCTGCGGGGTGTGTACGAATGTTCATTATCGCGCTTCGATCAGTGCGGTGGAAGCGGCGTACGGTATTGAAATACCTCATAATGCCGAGATTATCCGCAACCTCGTCACCCTCTCGTTGTTCGTTCAAGATCATATCGTCCACTATTATCACCTCCATTCACTCGATTTCGTCGATATAACGGGTGCGCTCAGTGCCGATTGTAGCAAAGCTGCCAAAGATGCAGAGCAGTGGGGTGAACACCCTTATCGCAATTCGGATGGGCATCTCGAAGCGATCAAAGAGAAGCTGGAAGGGTTTGTCAAAGCGGGACGATTGGGACTCTTTGCCAACGGCTACTGGGGACACACTGCTTATCGTTTCAGCCCCGAAGAGAATCTGATCCATATGAATCACTATCTTGAAGCGTTACGTATACAGCGTGAACTCTCTAAGGCAGTGGCGATTTTTGCGGGTAAAACACCCCATCCTCAAAATCTCGTTGTCGGAGGGGTGACAAGCGTAGCCGATATGCTCAACCCTCAGCGACTGAACGACTTTTTGTTTATCATCAAAGAGACGAGGGACTTCATCGAACGTGCCTATATCCCCGATATGGTGATGCTCGTCAATGCCTACCGTGACTCTATCAAATCAGGTGAGGGCCGCGCTAGCGGTAATTTTATGTGCTGCGGCGGATACCGATTCGGTAAAGATCAGCAGCTCTTTAGTAGCGGCGTGATTAAAGGGCATGATTTTGAGAGTGTCGAGCCGTTTGATTCGAGCAAAATCACAGAAGAGGCATCTCGCTCATGGTATGAGAACGATGCTCCCCTCTCACCGTATGAGGGAGAGTCGACACCGTTTTATACCGATTTAAACGATGATGGATCTCTCAAAACCGAGGGAAAATATACGTGGGTCAAAGCACCTCGCTATGATGGCGAAGTTATGGAGGTGGGACCTTTAGCTCGTATGATTATGGGATATGTCCAAAACTCTCCCGTCGTTCGTCCCTATATGGAGCGATTTATGAAACGCTCCGGGATGGAGCTGATTGATTTCTCTACGACGATAGGGCGCAATGCCGCGCGCGCTGTTGAAGCGCAAATCTGTTGCGATTATCTGTTTGACACGATGAGTGATTTGATCGAAAATATCAAATATTACGATGAGACGACGTGGACGAAATATGTGTTTGAAGAGCTTCCCCATGAAGCAAAGGGAGCAGGTATTTTCGAAGTGCCGCGCGGGGTTTTAGGTCATTTTGTCCGTATCGAGGAGGCTAAAATCGCCAACTATCAAGCGGTAGTCCCGACGACGTGGAATGCTTCGCCCAAGGGAGCCAAAGAGGGACGCGGAGCGTATGAGGAGTCGTTGATTGGGATTCGCCTCGCCGATCCATCTGCACCGTTAGAGGTGTTACGCGCGGTTCACTCATTCGATCCATGTCTCGCGTGCGCGGTGCATGTAATCGATGCGACGGGAAAAGAATTATCACATTATAAAATAATGAATAGTTGTTCGGTATAA
- a CDS encoding TetR/AcrR family transcriptional regulator — MARPTKEERKISIMTKALELFSKEGFYQTTMPTIAEKIGMSVGNLYNYFTSKEMLAKDLILYIANILGEEIRAINESGVGTQEKIEAIVHMYFRVAKDRPETIEYFLRVYLSNREVFQNCCEGMICVSAFVTEMMIFFEEGVRCGELRDQDFFSAFGLFMGYLGGMVFIHGENILPKPLEEYEHTIAENIYYALKTR; from the coding sequence TTGGCACGACCTACAAAAGAAGAACGTAAAATCTCCATCATGACCAAAGCATTGGAGCTCTTCTCCAAAGAGGGATTTTACCAAACCACAATGCCCACCATTGCCGAAAAAATCGGGATGAGTGTGGGTAACCTCTATAACTATTTTACCTCCAAAGAGATGCTGGCAAAAGATCTCATCCTCTACATTGCCAATATTTTGGGTGAAGAAATCCGAGCCATCAATGAAAGCGGGGTGGGTACGCAAGAGAAAATCGAAGCGATTGTCCACATGTATTTCCGTGTTGCTAAAGATCGACCTGAGACCATCGAGTATTTTTTACGGGTTTATCTCTCTAACCGCGAAGTATTTCAAAACTGCTGTGAGGGGATGATTTGCGTCTCCGCATTTGTCACCGAGATGATGATTTTCTTCGAAGAGGGTGTTCGGTGCGGTGAGTTGAGAGACCAAGATTTTTTTAGTGCGTTCGGTCTTTTTATGGGGTATTTGGGGGGGATGGTATTTATCCATGGAGAAAATATCCTCCCCAAACCGTTAGAAGAGTATGAACACACCATCGCCGAAAATATCTACTATGCCCTCAAAACCCGCTAA
- a CDS encoding hydrogenase has product MPSKPAKVIWLQGITCNGNTHSFLNDPSLGALLESIEFIHHPILPCKKTLKELVKKLPKSDILIFEGAYRADFERAGVKMETLLVTLASKTKHIIALGSCASFGGIFKEASPEHISGILFDKESESGPLQTLRKKVITLSGCPIHPKWLSFVLDMIVQGKKITLDEYRRPKELYGYLVHNGCLRNEYFEWKVDSDHFGTKEGCLYYAQGCQGPFTHGSCNKILWNEVSSKTRAGTPCVGCTEPSYPRTELFSTKTYMSIPAEMPLGIPKRSYLALAGAAKSFHIKRLEGKLIDDNA; this is encoded by the coding sequence ATGCCCTCAAAACCCGCTAAAGTCATCTGGCTACAAGGGATTACCTGCAACGGCAATACCCACTCGTTTCTAAACGATCCCTCACTGGGGGCTCTTTTAGAATCTATCGAATTCATCCACCATCCGATTCTACCCTGTAAAAAAACACTCAAAGAACTCGTCAAAAAACTTCCTAAATCGGATATTTTGATTTTCGAGGGGGCGTACCGAGCCGATTTTGAGCGTGCAGGGGTGAAGATGGAAACCCTTTTAGTTACCCTTGCCTCTAAAACCAAACATATTATTGCATTGGGCAGTTGTGCGAGTTTCGGAGGGATTTTTAAAGAGGCTTCCCCCGAACATATCAGCGGAATACTTTTTGATAAAGAGAGTGAGAGCGGTCCTTTGCAGACACTGCGTAAAAAAGTGATTACCCTCAGCGGATGCCCCATCCATCCTAAATGGCTCAGTTTTGTCCTCGATATGATCGTTCAGGGAAAAAAAATCACTCTCGATGAGTACCGCCGTCCCAAAGAGTTGTACGGCTATCTCGTCCACAACGGCTGTTTGCGTAATGAGTATTTCGAGTGGAAAGTAGACAGTGATCATTTCGGAACCAAAGAGGGGTGCTTGTACTACGCCCAAGGGTGCCAAGGCCCCTTTACCCACGGTAGTTGTAACAAGATTCTCTGGAACGAAGTGAGCTCCAAAACCCGCGCCGGAACACCGTGCGTCGGATGCACCGAACCCTCATATCCGAGAACAGAACTCTTTAGCACCAAAACCTATATGTCGATTCCCGCTGAGATGCCGCTGGGAATACCGAAACGGAGCTATCTAGCCCTTGCGGGGGCGGCGAAATCGTTTCATATTAAACGGCTTGAGGGGAAATTAATCGATGATAACGCATGA